TTTTCACCACCTTCAGGAGAGTCAGGATTCATCTTCCCCTGCCAGCTGCCAAGTCCTGAAGGCAAGATGGTCATTAGTGTACAGGCATGCCCTGACAAGCTTGTAATTCATGGTACTCCACACAAGCCCCAGCTACAAGAGAGCTCTTGTGCTGGGTCAGGAGATAAGAGCTCAGATTCAGACTGTAGGTTTAGGTTTAGTCTCACCTCTGGTTCTTGTCCCTATGCCACTTGCTTGCATGGTATCTTTGCTTTTATGGACGAGGGAGGATGGGGCCGCATCTTAGGAGGAACTCCCTGCCATCAGCTGAAGCCCCTGCTCCTGAAGGATCTGAGCAGACTTGATTCTCCACTCCCATATGCCTTGGTGGCTGTATATTCCTTGGGTTGTCAGCACTTGTAGTAActgttcctttctttcctcctctacAGCTCACCATCATTTTCAAGAGCTTCCAGGAGTGCGTGGACCAGAAAGTGTACCAGGCAGAGATGGATGAgctgcctgctgcctttgccGATGGCTCCAAGAATGGCGGAGACAAACATGGAGCCAACAGCCTGAAGATCACCGAGAAAGTCTCAGGCCAGCACATTGAGATCCAGGCGAAGTACATTGGCACCACCATCGTGGTGAGACAGGTGGGCCGGTACCTCACCTTCGCCGTGCGAATGCCGGAGGAGGTGGTGAATGCTGTGGAGGACAGGGACAATCAAGGCCTCTACCTGTGTCTCCATGGTTGCCCACTTAACCAACAGATTGACTTCCAGACCTTCCGCTCCGCTCAGGCCACAGAGGGCCGCACTCGTAGGAAGGGGCCcagcctccctgcctcccctgAGGCCTTCACGTACGAAACAGCCACAGCCAAGTGCAAGGAAAAGCTGCCCATAGAGGACCTCTACTTCCAGTCCTGCGTCTTCGACCTCCTCACCACGGGGGACGTCAACTTCATGCTGGCTGCTTATTATGCCTTTGAGGACGTGAAGATGCTTCACTCCAATAAAGACAAACTGCACCTCTATGAAAGGACACGGGACCTAGTCCCTGGCAATGCGGCTCCCTCAGGGCGTCCTCTGGCCCTCCCTGCCCTCtgggcagcactgctgtgttTGAGTCGGTGTTGGTTAGGGTTGTTGTAGATGTTTACTCCTACGTGCCGCATAGAATGGGGAAAAGGGAGCAGGAAGGGATGACGCGACGGCGGTGCTGGACAATGAGAGGTTGGATAGTGGATCCAGCTGGGAGATAAGGATTGTCCTCAAATCTCAGCCCCTCTCTTCAGTGCTAGCCCTTCCGCTTCCCAGTTCTTGCCTGGGAGGAACGTGCTGCCCCCAGGACCGGTTAGGAGTTTTTGCTGGACTATACCTCACGTGGTTCTTCCTCACCTCCCcctgtcttcctcctcctcccagtaGTATGGATGTTGGGGAGCACCTGCCTCCTCTTAGAGCTCCCTCGTGGTACTGAAAATGCTTGTGGTGACTGTGATTTTGGCGTTCGTGACCGTGGCTTTGTGTTAGGGGAGCTGAGCCCGCGAGGAAGCAAGACGGGGGCAGGTTTTCCGCTCGCTGGGTGCCACGCTCGTTTTCCTGCTGTGCTGTTAAGGTGCTCAGCCCCTTCAGCGGCCCGTTTTGCACGCCCGGCTCTCCGTGTAACACTGCTCCTTTGCGAGCACCGGTGTGAAGGGGCAGGTGGCAAAGAGAAGCAGCATGGCACTTTGCTGGTGCTGGGCTGTCCTGCTCTGGCAGCCGGCAGGCATGAGGCAGCTTCTGGGCGCAGGGGGGACACGTTCCTCAAGTCCTGCCTGGTGTTTGCTGCGGTTCAAAGGGCACCTCCTATTTTACCCTGATCACTTGGCTGATTTTCTCAGTAGGTTTTATTCCTGGCTGCCTAACGTCTGTGTTCAGACCCACTGAGGACTCTTGATTGCGACAGGAGAAACCTGGCCAGTACAAGCAGTttcttcaacttctgcccagcACTGGAGGAGTTCCTTGTGCTGCTTGCTCTTTGCTCCCCTAAAATGGGCAGCAGAAAGGATCGTCAGTGGGGAGACCTGATCCGCATGTCTCCCAAGCCCTGTACCGTCAGCGGGGCCTGCACCCCCTCCCGAGCACTTGCAAGGGAAGCCCATGAGCCAGCCAGGGCCCGGGAGCAGAGCGAGAGCTTCACTCCCTGTTTGTTTGCTGCTAGGTCTCTGCTCTTCTCCTAGTCCTGGGGGCCTGACTTGCTACCCCATTTCAGACCAGTTGCACCTTAAGCCCTGTTGGGCTTGAATCTGAAACGGGGCAATGTTAGAAGTCCAGCCAGGAGATGGGATGCAGCAGAGGACCCTCCCCAAATGCCCCCAAAAGTCCATTCCCTGGCTCGAAACCATCAGTAATCTCCTTCCCCTTGCAGTGTAGACTGTCCGTCTCTTCTTCCCCATGCTCCTCTGTGGTTCACCTCAATACTCACTGAACAAACAGCAAGACCATCGCTGGTCTGCGTCTCAGAGACCTCTTTATGGATTTCCCCCTCTTTCCTCAGAGGGAAGTTCCCAGAAACCAGCCCCAAATAATGCATAGCTCATGGGGGCAGCTCCTCTTCTCAAAGGTGGTCTCTGGGTACAATGAGACAAGCTATCACCAAAAGAGAGGGACAGGCTACACGTTTGGCAGTCGGAACCGGCACCAAGAGGCAGCCTGATGTAAATACGCAATGTGACTATTCAATGTGTCCTAACAGCTCTAGAGCTCCATTtgtaaagcagcagagaaatgcaaaagtgTGTCAATGGATGTAATTTATATTGTCTCTTTAATATATAGAGCCCTGGCATTGATCTCGTGTGACTGTACAGATGAAGAGATGTAATtggtttttaaatgtttaaagaaagaaaagaaacaaaacaatgtgTTTACTACTTTGCtccttgctttgtttgctgATGCCCCAGATATTCTGTTTAGggagattttaaaatcaagatatCACAGTTTGGAGGCACTGAGACCAACCACTGGACCATAGCACTAGACGGTTTGATGCTGCCTGGGGTGGCAGCTTCCCAATGCACTAATTGCTTAGCTAAGTTCAggcctttcttttccctttcctaaaTAAAGAGCCAAATTTTTGTCTCCCCTAGGAACTGGAGATGCAAGTTTTGAAAGCTAAAATTTGTCACTGGATAAAAGGAGACCGGTTCTCAATCTAGTACCGCATAGATAACCTCACTAGGCAAAGCATCTCTGAGGAGTTGGCACTTCTTCAAAGCAGGCTGAGCCGTGCCACAGCATGCTAATGGGTCAGTACTTCCTGTACGACCTCTGCTTCCTAAAAAGTGGTCACACTAAGGCATGTTGCGCTGTGGTTTGGGGCTAATTTCCAGCCTAGAAAAGTTCTGTCACTATCTCATGGCCCAGTGCCCCTCTCCAGCTGAGCGCTCCGGTGGTGGTCGGCTGCAGTACAGTGGTTGGGGTATCCCTATTTTAGAAGCAAACAGTGAAGCACTTTATTTTGGTTGTGTTTGACCCAGTTCTGGTTAAAGGTGAAGTGTGGCCAAGAGACACCCAATACttggaaacagcaaaaaaatatatacataggcaaggaggaggaggggtgTTGTGAGAAGGTTCCCCATCTCCTCCCTGTGTTCAGACCCACAGGAGTGTCACCATGTGTATAGactgtaaattatttattgaGAGAAATGCAAGTAAAGTTTGAGGTTTTTTGACAATAAATTAGTGGGtctcttttgttctctctgtGTTGTATCATGCTGTCTGTCTTTGAGGATGAGAATGGTATCTACTGCCTTTTCTGCACAATCACTAAAGCAGCTTTCTACAGTGTGCAACCCATGGACCCCTTAGCTGCTCGTCTCTGCCCTAACATCTCATCACGTAACTTAAGAGTCCTCAGAACCttagaaagaaagcaaacttgCAGCAACAAGACGATCGAgtctccctcccctcctcacTCCTGAGGTCAAGCAGCGCAGATCCTGGCTGCCCTGTGCATCACTCTCCAGAGTTGTCATGCTGCCTCTGACTTCAGTCCCTGGCAGCACGGACTCCCGGGACTGAGCACCTTTGTTTCAAACTCGGTTCTCAGCCCAAATTGAGTCTATTACTGCCCTCTGAAGAAGGAAACTAAAGCTACTTCTCTTTCTTgtgctcattttccttttttaagcaGCTCAAGGACTTTGTGCCCCTGCAGCTGGGGCCAGGAGGTTGTTAAGGCCAACACAGAGATCGCTGTGGACAGAAGACATGCTGTTCTGACAAATTTGGGCAGAGACGTACACAAACCTGGAGCCCCGCCAGGGCTCAGCCACTGTGCAGCAGTCCAACACTGCGCCCAGGCTGCTCCCCGAGCAGGTCCCGCTCCCTCACCTGTAGTGAGGGCCTCTATTTTAGCAGAGCACAGGCTGGCTGCAGCTCTTCACTGCCTGAAGGCAGAGCTGGGGTGGGCAGAAGCCCCAACACGGTGCCCCAGCTCCATCCTGAACCTCCAAGGAGCACCCTCCTGCCGAAGGCCCCATGCTCCCCTCCAAGGGGACCACTAGCCCTTCCAGGACAGGGCAGATGCAAGGACATAGCTCAGGGCCTCTCAGCATCTCCGTAGTGGAGAAACCCTCCTGGCCCCTAGCAATCAGCTCAGCAAAGAGGAGAGTGCGCTGGCCCCTCAGCACTGGTACGTTGCTTGCTTGCAGCCTAAATCACCCCAGCTTCCCTAACGCCCAGTTCCAGAGACTTGAGACAGAAGTGTGGCCTGCTCCATTTCATCATCCCTAAACAGCACGGTATACGCTTCAGAAAGAGCTCAGCAGGTTTCAGAATGAGCATCCAACTTTGGAGAGAGCATTAGAGCACGAAGGAGCAGAACACAGAGCCAAACCCCATCACCTCCTCCCCACAGCTCCACACTTTATCCCTTGGCACCCTCCTCCCAGTTAGCACCCCGTTAGTCCCTGCTCTCCCGTACGCCCTCCGTGCCACCAGCTGAGGAGCACCGCTGTGCTCTGGCACCCGCTCACGAGAGCCGAAGCTGCAAGGTCAAGTAAAAGCTGCAAGGCTAGCAGGAGAGCCTGGgattgcacacacacacacaccccgccACTAGCCCGGAGGAGGTTACCAGTAGCCTTCCACCTGCTTGCAGGTGTCCAGGGTGACGAGCAGAGGTGAGAGCATACCTGTGCTTCCCCAGTAAGGTCAGGTCTTGAACCCAGGCAGATGCACTGAGCTGGCCCTGGCCACTCACCTGCTGTCAGGAGACGTCTGGTGCCACTGCGAGGAGATGCTGAACCTCCTGGGTGAGTAGGACACTACCATCTGGCCTAACGCAGAGGGCCTTACAGGTGAGGCCACCCCATGGCTGGGCCATCAGCCCGtggggagctgctggcagggaGCGCGCAGGAGCTCCATGTCGGATGGAGACAGCTCCGGTCGGGCAGGGACGGCCAGGGCCACCGGTGCGGTGGCTTTTCACGCTCCAGCGTCTGGGGCTCGGTAGGACAGTTCACCAAAACCCAGCTTTTTGCCGGGAACTGGCTGCCCTCTAGAGGGTCAGCTCTGGCATGGCGTGAACTGAAAACCAAGGTCTTCTCGGCCACCTCTTTGCCTGAAGAAGCAGAGCTGGGGGGCTCCCACCCTCCGAGGCTTTGCCCTCACCTCGGGGGTGACGGGACCCCTCACCATGCGTCTGCCCCCTCGTTGCACGCGGCCAACGGCGGCGAGCTGGACGGGGCTCGAAGGGCTCCAGCGAGTGCTACGGCATCGACACAGCCTCATCGCAGCTGCCGGACGCCTGGGAGCCGGCCGTCCTTGCGGAGGGGACGTGCTCACTCGGTGCAGAGCGGGACCCACCTGGAGGGTGCGGTAGCTTGCTTTGGGCCAAGGGATAATTTTTCCCCATAGGGTCCCTGCAGGGGCTCAGGGGGTCGATCTGACCTGTTCCACCGCGTCCAACTGATGTTTCTCTAGCTGTCCCATGGGTAGCAGATGACATCCACGCTGCATTAGAGAGATCTCCCTTTTCAGGTGGACCCATCAGGTGCACCCTGGGCACAGCCACCTCCGGCGGCTCCCccccgggccaggccgggcaAGCTGAGCATGCGGTCGCCCTGGAAATGCACAGGAACAGCCGCAGCCACGCCGCTGCCCACAATCAACAGGAGCACGTGCCGCGCCACGGTGGCGGGACCTCGGCCCGGCAGGTTGCTTTCCAGCAAAAGGCCCAGTCTGCTCCCGCCGCCGACTTGGAGAGGTCGCCACTACTGTAAATCATCAACACCCAATTACTGCAGCACCCgttcttaaaacaaaacccCCTCGGGCGGCCCTGGCTGTCTGGGGACACGAGGGCTGCGGGCCACGTTTGCCACACGGGCTGCGAACGGCCAGAAGAAGCCAGGAGCCTGGGTCACCCCGCAAGAGCCAGGCAGCAGCCAAGCTGAACGCAGgagccccagctcctgctccagccgAGCTGCGCAGCGACGTGTTGGATCTCAGAGCAggcttcccctccccacccaccccttcctctcccagatTTGCTCGTGACTGCCTAGAAAAGACCACCAGGGCACACCGCCGGACACCCTGATGCCGCGAGAGCCTGCGCTGGCTGGGTGATCCTGGACATCATCCACCAGAGGCTGGTGTCCTCCACAACGGTTGCTCCTTACGACGGCGTCCCCTCCACGGGGATGCGTGCGCTCagctcgccgcccgccccgcgccgcccgcctggGCCTCTCGCGAGCGGAGACGCTGCTCCCTGCCAAAGCGCTGGAGCGAGCAGCTGGGTCACTCTTTCCATGAGGAAATCCATTTGTCAGGGGCACATAACTCAGCTGTGAAACCTCACTCCTGGCTGAAACTTGGCTCTGCTCAGAAGCGAGGGAGGCTGGAAAGGCCCGAATCCAGTGGCTACAGGTGTGAAAAGTAAAAGCCCTTTTTACAATGAGCTCTTGTAACTTAGGAGGAACGGCTTCAACCTCCGCACTGCGTCTTGGCGAGGCCCGGACCGCGTGTGCGTCTCAGATTAAACAGGAGGAGGACAAAGTCGCCGGAGACCAAAGCGAAGCAGCTCACAGGCTGCAGCACGCAGGACGCGGTCGCTCCTCGCCCAACAGCCTGCGCTCCAAGCTGGCGCGCTGCCGTTCCCCAGGCACGGGGAGAAGGGCATACCTGCCCCACAGAGGCTGGGGACCGTGCAGAGAACTGCACCGACACGTGGGGAGCACCACGTGCTTCTCTTTGCAGAGAAGAGGGAATTCTCTCCAGAAAGCGTCAGAAAGTTTACGCATCCCCGGGGATCCAGAAGATGGATGTTGGATGAACATACAAAGTTGGTCCCATCCTGGTGAAATCTTGGTGGCAATGAGGGAGGAAACACATGGCTTCTCCTACTCAGCTGAAAATTCCCCTCCGAAGCAGTTCTGTATTACTCCTTTATCACCGCAGACTCTGCAATTATATAAAACACCCGGGAAGAACTTGAGTTGAGGACTTGAACTGCATGGTGAAAATACCCATCCTCTACGGCTTATAGAGGATGGGTCCCGAGATCCCATGACACTGCCAGTTTTAAGCACTCACTCTGCGCTTACAAGACGTGCCGCGTTTGCAGCCTGGCTGTAATTTATCAAAGGACTATAGGACACCACCAGACACGCCAAGCTGGCgagcttctgaaaatctcagtAACACTTTTTAATATACAAGAATCAAAAGTACAGCAGTTTTACAATGTAGGAAAATTTAATACATACTATATAAACAACATATTTACATCAGAAATCACTAGGACAGTGGCattttttcacaaatataaattaatattaattactgtttttagtCAACAGGTTTAAAAGTCCACAATTTTACAGTAAGAGTCCTTCTCTCCCCAGTGGGGAGGTGGAGGTCAGGAGGAAATGGGTGAAAGCAGAATAGTACTTTTGTGTGGATCACTTAAAACTGTTCAGAAAGACTTCAAGGAGCTGTTAAGCATCCACTTCAATTAGGCATCACTTCACTTACCTGCAGCAGCTTTTAGTCTGCAGGGCTTCCATCGTGTAAATTCATACCTTTATACCATTTCCAAAAGAGCTAGgctgaaaaaatcattttttaaaacaaaacaaaaaatccagcAAGTTGCTACTTGCAACTTTTCCTGCAAAGAGGCTAGAGGAATCCTGCAGCTGCTTTGGAAAGAACAGCTGTACCAGATGTTGCCACAAACACTATAGTGAAGGTTACGGCTGTGGACCTGTACTCTCCAATCCCATTCACATCTAAGAGACTACATCTGGTTATGGTCCCTATTTTGAGGGGACAGAAAACGCAGGTGTGTGCTTGGGGAGGACCCTCTCTCTCCAGTCTAGTTCTCCAGGTTGTTTAAGGCCAAACCCAAGTGAAAACTCCCTCACCATGAGGGAACAAAACTATATGGTTAATATCAAGCTAACGTGACAGCAGGCGCAGCTCTTCACTGGATATGGATAAAGCTTTTACTGTTGCCCTGGTTTCTAGAAGGAACCCCATACAATTTCATGCCTGGAACCCAGGACAAGCAGAACCGCTCAAATCTAGACATAGATCATCCATGACAACCCCTCCTGTGGGGGTTCAAAGTCTTCCTGCACCTACTGTAATACTGCTCTGGCCAGTATTGCCTTTTGCTACAAGCGTATGGCACAAACTTTCCATCATGATAGCATCGCTTTGTGAATGTGAATGAAAAGAACAATTCCTCTTTGCTCCTCTGAGTGAGCAGGTTTCTTCCACGTTCACATTAAAAACTAATACCTCTGAAAAGAAAGGACCTCTTTGTTGAACACCGCAGCAGCTGCACCCCTCAACACACCTTAGTGAAAACCACAGCAGAAACGCATTACCTCAACTCCTCCTATCCACCCTTCAGCTCCAAGGGAGACCATGGAAGACTTGCCTTCTCCTCCTACTGCACAAATACACATGTAATACTTCTTCAGGACAGTGCACTGCTGCCTGTACAGGTTCACTCCTATGGAAGCAAGACTGCCCTGCTTCTGGTAAGTTTGGTGTAAAgcttaggaagaagaaaaaaaaaaaaaaaagagaaggaaaaaaaaaaaaaaaaaaaaaaagaagcagaacatTTCCTCACCTCCCAAAGCCATGATTTGATGTCTCTCTACATCTGCCTTGAGATTAGCCCCAACAGGTCTCCTGCTTGCCAAAATTCTCACTGATGGGACACAAGCCAGAGGGCTACCCCTTTCATGAGTATCACAGTAGGGGGTTAAGCAAACCTCAGCTGGAGAGAGCAAAATGCAAACATGTAGCCAGGCATATAGTTGGTCTTGTGGCACAACGATGGGCAGTCGTGCAGCTGCTCCATGTGCAACAAATCATGGATGCTCTCTTGAAACGTTTAACAGGACATGTGCCTAGTTAAACCAGTGGGCTCAGAACAGCGTGAGCATGCCATGATCACAACGGATTTCAAGGAACGTAACTCCTTCAGCACCAAGCAAATGGGAGACACAGAGGTTATTAGTGTTGATTTGTGTGCAGTCTTCCAAAGTGCTAGCTACAGTAGGCACAACAGCTGCAAGTCAGGCAAGCCAACCCTGAACATCCATCTCCCCTCTATCTTTCAGGGAAGCGACATCACAGCTTATTAGGGTCATATACTGGCATCTTAAAAGGAGGCCCAACATTTGCCCCCTACCAAAAGGAGCAGCGTGGAACCAGCCTGATCTTTAATACTGAGCTCCAGGAGATGAGACGCATCCCCAGACACCATGTTATGGGGTGCTGGCTGCTTTTTAATCTCCAGGGACATGACTCCATAAATGAAGAGCTacagcctaaaaaaaaaaaaaaaaaaaaaaacaaacaaacaaaaaaaaaacacccagtCTACTTCCGGCCATCAGTTGGTGCTGTAACCACTATCACCATATTACTCTCCAGGCTGGACATTATTCCTCATAATATACTGTGATTCTTAGATACTTAGATAAACGTTTGCTCTGAAGTCCATTCAGATGGACTGCAAACcattctcctccctctgcctgtGTTGGGTTCCTAAGACATTTGCtccaggatttttttaagtACCAGAGTCCTGAATTCCTACCTCTCCCTCTTTTCACTTATGTGCTAGGGTCTCAGGCATTTTTCCAATTTAGAGTGAGGAGATCTTCCAGTGCAGCCATATTTACCAATTCAGAGTTACTGCTGCTTGCTAACGCAGCGGCAGAGAGGTGACCTTTTGCTGGACAGCGGTCCACCAGCTTCCTATTTAACTCTGCTCTACCCTCCCATAGATTGCAGTAAAGGTTTGTGATCACTGCTTTGTGAAGTAGAGAGAAATGGCTTGCACAAAGACTGGGGTACTTCAGTGGCAGGGAGGTTAGAAGAGTCAGGATCCTCAAATGCCTAGAGCCATCTTTTGCCCTAGTACCTTGCTGCTTCCAGTCAACATGGTTGGTACTAGTTCCTGGACCATCCAAGCTGCCAGCATCAGGCAAGGAGTTTTGTTAGGAATTCCTGAGCCTTATCCACTGGGAAATACTGTTCTCATCCCAATTCCTTTCCTACTGTTTAGAAGTGAACTAAGCCTTGACTAAGGAAGCCTGTCTCTTCTTCACATATCTCAAGCTTCCTGCAGCCAAGGTTCACCCAGTTCCAGCCCTGGAGGTGGGTAGAAGATTCCCTGCACCTCTTCTGTTGCAGAGGATACAATGGCACTCAAGCAGAGCCAGTTTCTTGAAATGGATAAACACATGAGAAATGCTAATGCGGCCAGGAAAGCGATGGATTGTCACCAGCGTGGGTTCAACTCCTTTGGAGTCACTCTGCAGAGATGTTGAGCCCCCATTTTAGCCAAGCCCTGCAGTAGGAAAAGCTTGGCTCCTGAAGGACTCTCCTGTCTCTCCTTAGATATCTATCTTCCCACTGCCCTATGCTGGTTACACACAGAGCCCAGCCCAATCAGTTTATCCCCAATTCCAAAGCAGCATCTATCACATAACATCAAGTCAGAGCAGGCATACAGCCATCTGCACAATCTAAGCAGCATCAATCCACCTTCTTGGTTCTGGGGAAACTCTGTGGCCGGGAAAAATTCACTCAGGTCCATCAGACCGagggaaacaaaaccaaagcaaaggATGTCACCCAATcctcccagcaggcagcaagccTGGTTCCAATGTTCAACTGGacaagggaggaaaggaaaccGAATCCAGACCAGAATGAAGAGCTAGGGAGAACTTTTCTCCACCTGCTCCCCCAAAATCCTCCTTGACCCAGCAAGATGATAGCAGCATGTTCAGAGTTTCTGGTTACTGGTTTGAGAAACCAGCCGCTGTTGCATCAGACCGAATATTTCAGACGTACACTTTCCCCTCTTGGTCACTTTATGTTTTCCGTACATTCCAGTTATAATctggattatttttctgttctaatgACCTATCCAGGGGTGACCGGTGATCAAGGGGTGACTTGGAATCATGAGGGGATTTCTGAGATGGGGGTGAGCGAGGGTCCGACACTGCAGGgtgaggtggaggaagaggctgTTTATAATCTCCCGATTTGTCTGTGTGGAAGGACCGGTAATGGTCCGAAGGTCCTTGGCCATGGTATCCCATGGGCGGCCTATGATCAGACATCCGTCGGAAATCCTGCTGGTGGTAATTCTGAGGCCTGAACTCATCAGATCGTCGACGCTTGGAATCATGATGGTGCctggaaagagaagataaatgaaTGGAGACCGGTTCCCTGTGGTGCTAATACAGCCCTCCCCTTTCCAAGGTACCAAAAGATGGGTATTTCTGTCCCTGGACATCACAGTTAAGCAAGTTCATAGCCCTAGAAAAGGCTGATAAACTGCTAGTAAACCACACCTCCATGTTTACCTATCAGGCTAATCTAGTTGCTTGCAAACCACTTTACCTATTGCTGCATGGCACGCATAAGTGGCTTCTAGCAAGGAGCAGATGGCATACAGCACAAAGGAAGGAGCAAAGTCATGGTGCCTGGCTGGGACTGCAGCAAAAGGGGAACATCATCACCTAGCTGAGATCTACCAGGAGGACACGGAATCTTGCTGCAGCCCAAGCCTGAAACAATTAGATGCTACAGCAGAACGAAAGCCTTGCCCAGCAACAGTCACTGACAACCCAAAAGAACAAACTCAGCTCTGCAGGCAAACACAACTGACCTTGCCTTTAATGGCAAGCCCAAACAGTACTGTTACTGCCAACAATCCTACGTAtcactgagctgctgctgaCAAGGGTCAAAGGGTCTAAGATCAGGCAGGCCACTGGCCTAACATGGCTAAGATAGGCCAGTTTCTGCACTCCTGGGCCGCTTTTGTTGGCCTCACACAACTAGTGAACTTTCGTTTTTCACTGTGTGACTCTAGGCTGACACTCAAACTCCCAATGTCGAATCCACAGCCAGTCTCCCTCTGCCACCTGCCTGCCCCAAGGAAAGCTGCCTGGGGGCATTGCTGCAAACTCTTCCCAGGCTTCTTGAGATGAACGAAGAATCACCTGTCGTAATAATCTCGGTGGCCTCTGTGGTCTCGGTCACTATTGTACTGTTCATAGGGCCTCTTGCGGGAGAGGTTATTTGGTCTGTAGTTCCCAGAGCTTCGATGGGGCTCTCCACGAGATCGGCGATCCCCATAGTGGTGATCTTTGTACCAGTGCTGTTCGTACTGGTGGTGCCGCTCCCCGCCCCACACCTGGTTGCTGTTGCCGCCATAGTTGAACTTTCGATCTCTCTGCCAGTCTCCTCGATCTGCAATGAGGAAAGCACAGACAACAATCTTCTATTACTTCATTTAAGTCTATTACTTCTTTGCTGAATTCTCAAATAAGAACAGTTTACTGTCTGCAGCACCTTTTACAATTTTTGTGACTATCACTGTGTCCCTTTAGCCTTCTCCTCCCTTAACTATGTGgacacaattttattttttgaatttctttatCATTATTCTAGCCAATCTTCTGTCCTGTTCTTATGCTCTCTTCATCACTGCATGATAATGTTTTCTAGTCCAGCaataaagtgaaaatacatGTTCTGTCCCATCATCTTGTTATATTCATCTTTTCCAGCAAGAGATCTATGTCTTTAAACCTGACCAGATCCCAGTTCTGGAAGATTTGTGCCCAGAACCCAACAGCCATTAGGTTAGGAGGGACAGCTTTCTCCAGTTTCCCAGTGCAGCACTCACCCGTGTTGCTGAAATGTCTCTTGTTGGGATGGCCATAGTTGTCACGCGGATGCCCATGCATTtgctgctgggcatgggaaggGGGCATGTGGAGC
The sequence above is a segment of the Rhea pennata isolate bPtePen1 chromosome 10, bPtePen1.pri, whole genome shotgun sequence genome. Coding sequences within it:
- the RGMA gene encoding repulsive guidance molecule A isoform X1; the protein is MGMGRGAGSTALGLFQILPVFLCIFPSVTSPCKILKCNSDFWAATSGSHPPGTEEAPEFCTALRAYAHCTRRTARTCRGDLAYHSAVHGIDDLMVQHNCSKDGPTSQPRLRTLPPGDSQERSDSPEICHYEKSFHKHSATPNYTHCGLFGDPHLRTFTDSFQTCKVQGAWPLIDNNYLNVQVTNTPVLPGSTATATSKLTIIFKSFQECVDQKVYQAEMDELPAAFADGSKNGGDKHGANSLKITEKVSGQHIEIQAKYIGTTIVVRQVGRYLTFAVRMPEEVVNAVEDRDNQGLYLCLHGCPLNQQIDFQTFRSAQATEGRTRRKGPSLPASPEAFTYETATAKCKEKLPIEDLYFQSCVFDLLTTGDVNFMLAAYYAFEDVKMLHSNKDKLHLYERTRDLVPGNAAPSGRPLALPALWAALLCLSRCWLGLL
- the RGMA gene encoding repulsive guidance molecule A isoform X2, with protein sequence MRPLRERIVVKARAGWMGMGRGAGSTALGLFQILPVFLCIFPSVTSPCKILKCNSDFWAATSGSHPPGTEEAPEFCTALRAYAHCTRRTARTCRGDLAYHSAVHGIDDLMVQHNCSKDGPTSQPRLRTLPPGDSQERSDSPEICHYEKSFHKHSATPNYTHCGLFGDPHLRTFTDSFQTCKVQGAWPLIDNNYLNVQVTNTPVLPGSTATATSKLTIIFKSFQECVDQKVYQAEMDELPAAFADGSKNGGDKHGANSLKITEKVSGQHIEIQAKYIGTTIVVRQVGRYLTFAVRMPEEVVNAVEDRDNQGLYLCLHGCPLNQQIDFQTFRSAQATEGRTRRKGPSLPASPEAFTYETATAKCKEKLPIEDLYFQSCVFDLLTTGDVNFMLAAYYAFEDVKMLHSNKDKLHLYERTRDLVPGNAAPSGRPLALPALWAALLCLSRCWLGLL